TGGGCCCGGCCGGCGGTCAGCCCGGGCTGAGGAAGTGGCCGTCGGTCCTGATGGCCTCGCCGGTGGTGTTGGTGTTGGCCTCCGAGCAGAGAAAAACGATCATGCGGGCGACGTCGTCGGGATGGGTGACCCGCCGGGTCGCGGCGGCCGCGCCGGCCTTGTCGATCAGCTCGGCCGGCATCTGCCTGTCCGCGGGGGTGAAGCCCGGCATGACCACGTTGGTGAGGATGCCCTCGGCGGCCAGCTCCCGGGACATGACCCGGGTCAGGCCGTGCAGCCCCGCCTTGGCGGCGACGTAGGAGACGTTGCCGGGGAAGCCGTCCTCGACCAGCCCCGTGGAGACGTTGACGATGCGCCCCCAGCCACGTCCGCGCATGTCGCCCAGGACGGCGCGGGCGAGCAGGTAGGGGCCGACGAGGTTGGCGGTCACCGACGAGGTGAACCGCTCGGGCGGCGCGGTCTCGAACAGCTCGCCGGGATCCGGCCATGAGGGCCAGTGCACCGCGTTGTTGACCAGGACGTCGACCGGCCCGAGCTCCCGGCGGGCGTGTCCGACGGACCTCTCCAGCGAGTCGGAGTCGCCGAGGTCGAGCTGCCAGCCGATCGCATGGCCTCCGCGCTGCTCCGCCAGGGCGACCGTCTCCTCGGCGGCCTCCCGGTTGGTGTGGTAACCGACGGCGACCAGCGCCTTCTCCTCCGCGAAGGCCAGGGCGGTGGCCCTGCCGATGGACGAGCTCGCGCCGGTCACCAGCACGACCTTGCCTGCCAGACCGAGTTCCATGCTCTCTCCTTGATCGTTATTCGGGTGGGGTTTACGTGAGGTTGTGACGGATGCGGTCCAGCAGTCCGAGGAGCTGCCGGACATCGTCTCCGGCGAGTCCGGCGGTGGCCAGGTCCTCCACGCCGGCCCACGCCGCGACGACGGCCTCGACGACGGCCTCGCCCTGTCCGGTCAGCCGCAGGCGGGTCACCCGGCGGTCCCGGGGGTCGGCGGTCCGTTCCACGAACCCGCTCCGCTCCATGCGGGTGATCGCCTTGGCGATGGTGGGCTGTTCCATGCCGATCCGCTGGACCAGCTCCGCCTGCGTGCTGTCGGGGTTGCGGTGGAGGTCGACGATCAGGAGCTCCTGGCCGAGATGCAGGCCGAGCTCCGCCATCCGGCGCTGCATCTCGGTGCGGTGCGCCCTGGTGACCTGGGCGAGCGCGTAGCCGACCGGCCCCGTACTCGCGGCGACCTCGCGTCCGTCGGTCACACCGGCACCGCCTGACGGCCGTCCGCGGTGCGGGCGAGAAGGCGGCGCCACAGCTGCGCGACCTCGTGACGCGGCTCCTCGCCCACGAGGTTTCCGGCGTCGTCGACATGCCTGTGCGCGGATCCGACCGTCACATCGAGGTCGGTGAGGACCTCCGCGCCGGCCCGTCGCAGGAGATCGGCGAGCTGGAGTTGCGCGAACGCCCCACCGAACCGGTTGGGTGACGCGCTCATGAGCATCACCGGTCTGCCCATCAGAGGCCGGGGCGGCGCGGGGACCGAGAGCCAGTCGACGATGTCCTTCAGACGACCGGGGATGTTCCGGTTGAGCTCGGGTGTCACCAGCAGCAGGATGTCGGCCCTTGACACCCGGTCACGCAGAGCGCCGACGGCTGCGGGAAACGGTCGCCCGGGAGCCGCCTCGACATGGGGAAGCCCGGTGTGGTCGTCCCACACCTCCACCCGGAACGGGTCGGGAGCCAGGTCCCGCGCGGCCAGCGTCAGGGCCCGGTTGAACGACTTCTCCCGCGTGCTCCCGCAGATGGCCAGCACATCGATGATTTCCATAGTCGGCTATTTTATAGCCGACTATATACATCCGCAAACGGGCCCGGCCGGCCCTGGGAAGGCGGCCGGGCCCGGAGGTCAGCGGAGCAGTGCCCTGCGCAGCGCGACTACCCGCTCCGCGGCGGCACGGCGACTGATCCCCGCGCCGGGCGCCATCACGTCGAAGCCGTGGAAGGCGCCGGGGTAGAGATGGAACTCGGTGGAGACGCCGGCCCACGCCAACCGCTGCGCGTAGTCGACGCACTCGTCCCTGAAGACCTCCAGCTCGCCGACGTCGATGTAGGCGGGCGGCAGGCCCGACAGGTCGGTCGCCCTGGCAGGGGCGGCGTACGGTGACACCCCGTCGGTACCGGCGGCGTCGCCCAGCAGGGCGGTCCATCCGAAGAGGTTCGCGGCCCGGTTCCAGACGATCGCGTCGGTGAACTCGTGGCTGGACGGCGTGGTGTTGCGATCGTCGAGCATCGGGCAGATCAGAAGCTGGAACGCCAGCGGCGGGCCGCCCCGGTCGCGGGCCAGCAGCGCGGTGGCCGCGGCCAGTCCACCCCCGGCGCTGGCCCCGGCCACGGCGAGGCGGTCCGGGTCGATGCCCAGGTCCGCCGCGTTCTTGGCGGTCCAGACCAGGCCGGCGTGGCAGTCCTCCACCGGCGCCGGATGCGGGTGTTCCGGCGCGAGGCGGTATTCCACCGAGACGACCACGCACCCCACCTTGACGGCCCACTTCGCCAGCATCGGATCCTCCGTCTCGACGGAGCCGATGATCATGCCTCCGCCGTGGATCCAGTAGAGCCCCGGGATCGCCTCCCGCCGCCCGGTGGGCCGGTAGATCCGCAGCCGGACGTCGGGCTCGCCATCGGGGCCGGGCACCACCCGGTCCTCGATCGTGAGCCGGCCGTCCGGCACGAACGGGGGCATCGCCGCCTGGGCGGCGGCCAGCTCGGCGCGGATGCCGGGCAGGTCCTCGGGCCGCAGGTCGCCGATGTCGATCGCCGGGAGTGGGGCCTCCGCGAGGGCGACGGCCAGCTCGGCATCAAGGTTCGGATGAAACGCCATGCCACTCACCTCGGGAAATCTCGGCAGAACTCAGCGAAAGGCGGCAGGGCCGGTCCGCACATCCGGCCCTGTCCTTGGAGCATGCCCGGACATCACCGCCCCGCAACCGCCGAACGGGGACAAGGCGACGACGTACGGCCCGCCCGCCGAGCGCTACCGGCCCGCCCCCGCCCCGGCCTCCGGCCGGGACCGGCCGCCCCCGCCCCGGCCTCCGGCCGGGACCGGCCGCCCGCTCCCCCTGCGGGACGCAGGGCTCCGGCGAGGACGACGGCGGCCAGGGTGATGGCCGTGATCATGCCGAACGTGGCGGGCAGCGAGGTCACATCGGCGATCCACCCGGTGGCGGCGGGGGCCACGAGCCCGGCCAGGTAGGTGATCGTCGCGACTCCCGCGATGCCCAGGCTGGGGGTCGCGGCGGCGTTCCCCCCGGCGGCGAAGCACAGCGGCACGATCACAGCCACGCCCAGTCCGAGCAGGGCGAACCCGGTGATCCCCAGCAGCGGGGTGCGGGCCATGACGATCACGACTCCGCCGAAGGCGGCGAGCAGACCGCCGGCGCGGACGGTCGCGACCGGTCCGAGCCTGCGGACGATCAGGTCTCCGGCCAGCCGGGTGACCGCCATGGCCAGGGCGAAGACCGCATAGCCGGCGGCGGCTGCACCGGGGCCGGCGCCGGTGACATCCTTGGCGTAGACGGCCGCCCAGTTCATGCTGGCCCCCTCGACGAAGGTGGCGCAGAATCCGACGGCCCCGATGGCGAGGATCGCCCTCGGGGGCGCGGCGAACCGCGGCGGCGCCTGCTCACCGGGCTCGGGCCAGGTGTCGAGCAGTCGGCGGCCCGCCACGGCGCCGACGGCCAGCAGCACCAGCGCCATCACCGAATGGTGGACGCGCGCGTCGATCCCGGCCTGCGCGGCGACCACCCCGGCCCCCGCACCGGCCAGGCTGCCCATGCTCCACATGCCGTGCAGTCCGGACATGATCGAGCGCTCCAGGCGCCGTTCGACGATCACCCCCTGGGCGTTCATCGTGACGTCGCACATGCCGGCCGCCGCGCCGTACACCAGGAAGGCGGCGCACAGCCAGGGAAGTCCGGGAGAGAGCATGGGGAGGGCCAGCGCCGCGCACCACAGGGCGAGCAGGACGCGGGTGGCCGCACGCCCGCCGTAGCGGTGGACGAGGCGCCCGGCCATCGGCATGGCGAAGAAGGCACCGACCGCGGGGCAGAACAGGGCGGCGCCCAGGGCCGCGGGCCCAAGCTGGAGATGGTCCTGCAGCCACGGGATACGGGTCGCCATGCTCCCCCCGACCGCGCCGTGGACGGCGAACACCGCCGCGATCGCAAGACGGGCACGTTGATTGTCGTTGCTCACGGTGCTAAAAATTAACAGGAAGGCTGCCTGATTAAAAGAGGACAGATTGAAGACCGCGACCCCGCAGACGGCCCGGGCGATCAACGACCGCCTCGCCCTCGACCTGCTGTTGGAACACAGGTCCTTGACCGCTCCCCAGTTGAGGGCGCTCATCGGCCTCTCCCGCCCGACCGTGTCGGACCTCGTCGAGCGCCTGCGGGTGAACGGGCTGATCGAGGTCGTCGGCGAGAGCGGCGAGGAGCGCCGGGGGCCGAACGCCCGCGTCTACGGCATCGTGGCCGACCGCGCCCACGTGGCCGGGGTCGACGTACGGCGCGACACGGTCA
Above is a genomic segment from Streptosporangium album containing:
- a CDS encoding MFS transporter, encoding MSNDNQRARLAIAAVFAVHGAVGGSMATRIPWLQDHLQLGPAALGAALFCPAVGAFFAMPMAGRLVHRYGGRAATRVLLALWCAALALPMLSPGLPWLCAAFLVYGAAAGMCDVTMNAQGVIVERRLERSIMSGLHGMWSMGSLAGAGAGVVAAQAGIDARVHHSVMALVLLAVGAVAGRRLLDTWPEPGEQAPPRFAAPPRAILAIGAVGFCATFVEGASMNWAAVYAKDVTGAGPGAAAAGYAVFALAMAVTRLAGDLIVRRLGPVATVRAGGLLAAFGGVVIVMARTPLLGITGFALLGLGVAVIVPLCFAAGGNAAATPSLGIAGVATITYLAGLVAPAATGWIADVTSLPATFGMITAITLAAVVLAGALRPAGGAGGRSRPEAGAGAAGPGRRPGRGRAGSARRAGRTSSPCPRSAVAGR
- a CDS encoding MarR family winged helix-turn-helix transcriptional regulator, translating into MTDGREVAASTGPVGYALAQVTRAHRTEMQRRMAELGLHLGQELLIVDLHRNPDSTQAELVQRIGMEQPTIAKAITRMERSGFVERTADPRDRRVTRLRLTGQGEAVVEAVVAAWAGVEDLATAGLAGDDVRQLLGLLDRIRHNLT
- a CDS encoding alpha/beta hydrolase, whose amino-acid sequence is MAFHPNLDAELAVALAEAPLPAIDIGDLRPEDLPGIRAELAAAQAAMPPFVPDGRLTIEDRVVPGPDGEPDVRLRIYRPTGRREAIPGLYWIHGGGMIIGSVETEDPMLAKWAVKVGCVVVSVEYRLAPEHPHPAPVEDCHAGLVWTAKNAADLGIDPDRLAVAGASAGGGLAAATALLARDRGGPPLAFQLLICPMLDDRNTTPSSHEFTDAIVWNRAANLFGWTALLGDAAGTDGVSPYAAPARATDLSGLPPAYIDVGELEVFRDECVDYAQRLAWAGVSTEFHLYPGAFHGFDVMAPGAGISRRAAAERVVALRRALLR
- a CDS encoding SDR family NAD(P)-dependent oxidoreductase; protein product: MELGLAGKVVLVTGASSSIGRATALAFAEEKALVAVGYHTNREAAEETVALAEQRGGHAIGWQLDLGDSDSLERSVGHARRELGPVDVLVNNAVHWPSWPDPGELFETAPPERFTSSVTANLVGPYLLARAVLGDMRGRGWGRIVNVSTGLVEDGFPGNVSYVAAKAGLHGLTRVMSRELAAEGILTNVVMPGFTPADRQMPAELIDKAGAAAATRRVTHPDDVARMIVFLCSEANTNTTGEAIRTDGHFLSPG
- a CDS encoding NADPH-dependent FMN reductase is translated as MEIIDVLAICGSTREKSFNRALTLAARDLAPDPFRVEVWDDHTGLPHVEAAPGRPFPAAVGALRDRVSRADILLLVTPELNRNIPGRLKDIVDWLSVPAPPRPLMGRPVMLMSASPNRFGGAFAQLQLADLLRRAGAEVLTDLDVTVGSAHRHVDDAGNLVGEEPRHEVAQLWRRLLARTADGRQAVPV